A portion of the Candidatus Effluviviaceae Genus V sp. genome contains these proteins:
- a CDS encoding VOC family protein, producing MMAGNLCHFELLVSDPDTTKAFYEEVFGWRYDDSNPGYTMVKAGEGPQGGIMKKPADVPGFGMTVYFCVDDIDAALEKAVENGGSIIVPKQEIPMGVWALASDPDGIPFGIFEHHEG from the coding sequence ATGATGGCAGGCAACCTGTGTCACTTCGAGCTTCTGGTAAGCGATCCCGACACGACGAAGGCCTTCTACGAGGAGGTCTTCGGATGGCGTTACGACGACTCGAACCCGGGCTACACGATGGTCAAGGCCGGCGAGGGTCCTCAGGGCGGTATCATGAAGAAGCCCGCCGACGTCCCCGGTTTCGGCATGACGGTCTACTTCTGTGTGGACGACATAGACGCCGCGCTCGAGAAGGCCGTCGAGAACGGGGGATCGATCATCGTCCCCAAGCAGGAGATCCCCATGGGCGTCTGGGCGCTGGCGTCCGATCCGGACGGGATTCCGTTCGGCATCTTCGAGCATCACGAGGGTTAG
- a CDS encoding GNAT family N-acetyltransferase: MIRYTTDLEGLDAAQLDGFFEGWPNPPSPERHLDILRESYRVVLAVDEEKECVVGFSTAVSDGVLAAYIPLLEVLPGYRGHGIGRSIMERMLNELEGLYMIDLVATEGREAFYERLGFRETKAMVRRDFDAQCGRDKKEPGD, encoded by the coding sequence GTGATCCGCTACACGACGGATCTCGAGGGTCTCGACGCGGCGCAGCTCGACGGCTTCTTCGAGGGCTGGCCCAACCCACCGTCACCCGAGCGGCACCTCGACATCCTCAGAGAGAGTTATCGTGTCGTCCTGGCCGTCGACGAAGAGAAGGAGTGTGTCGTCGGTTTCTCCACCGCCGTATCGGACGGCGTCCTCGCGGCGTACATCCCGCTCCTCGAGGTCCTGCCCGGGTACCGGGGACACGGCATCGGACGGTCGATCATGGAACGCATGCTCAACGAGCTCGAGGGTCTTTACATGATCGACCTCGTTGCGACGGAAGGACGGGAGGCTTTCTACGAGCGCCTCGGCTTCCGCGAGACGAAGGCCATGGTCCGCAGGGACTTCGACGCCCAGTGCGGGCGCGACAAGAAGGAGCCGGGAGATTGA
- a CDS encoding GNAT family N-acetyltransferase produces MSAADFDDVEALWKASPGVGLYPGDDREGIERFLERNPGLSFVAREDGRMVGAVLCGHDGRRGYVTHLAVDDAHRGEGIGRRLVESALSALASAGIEKAHLFVFQENEGAREFWKRVGWRERGDLVTMSRYLTRRPKGEPEEP; encoded by the coding sequence ATGAGCGCGGCGGACTTCGATGACGTCGAGGCCCTGTGGAAGGCCTCGCCCGGGGTCGGCCTGTACCCCGGCGACGACCGTGAGGGCATCGAGAGGTTCCTCGAGAGAAATCCGGGGCTCTCGTTCGTCGCCCGGGAGGATGGGCGCATGGTCGGGGCCGTGCTGTGCGGGCACGACGGGCGGAGAGGCTACGTCACGCATCTCGCGGTCGATGACGCACACCGCGGCGAGGGCATCGGTCGTCGTCTGGTCGAAAGTGCCCTGAGCGCGCTCGCCTCTGCGGGCATCGAGAAGGCACACCTGTTCGTCTTCCAGGAGAACGAGGGCGCCCGGGAGTTCTGGAAGCGGGTCGGATGGCGCGAGCGCGGCGATCTCGTGACCATGTCGCGCTATCTCACACGGCGCCCCAAAGGTGAGCCGGAGGAACCGTGA
- a CDS encoding MBL fold metallo-hydrolase encodes MRARQEGAGRLKELTVVFDNVPGVPGLITGWGFAAVVRGYGRTVLFDAGSDGATLLSNLRALSIVPKSIDLVVLSHAHADHAGGLPEFLSVAPGVELIVPDSLPKRLVEAIEATGVGFRTADPGEELADGVTTTGSLPGKQIEQGLILAGHDGPALVTGCAHPGVQTMLKEAARVAGSPVGTLIGGFHLHAFRKGSVRATAAELREMGLERIAPSHCTGDRATTILADEFGEGFIESGLGRSIVLDDEGKGGGSPGSGSREA; translated from the coding sequence GTGCGGGCGCGACAAGAAGGAGCCGGGAGATTGAAGGAGCTGACGGTCGTCTTCGACAACGTGCCGGGCGTCCCGGGCCTCATCACGGGCTGGGGATTCGCGGCGGTCGTCAGGGGCTACGGCAGGACGGTGCTCTTCGATGCCGGGTCGGACGGTGCAACGCTGCTCTCCAACCTGAGGGCACTCTCGATCGTCCCGAAGTCGATCGATCTCGTCGTGTTGTCGCACGCTCACGCCGATCACGCGGGCGGACTGCCGGAGTTTCTTTCGGTGGCGCCGGGTGTCGAGCTCATCGTACCCGACTCGCTGCCGAAACGGCTCGTAGAGGCCATCGAGGCGACCGGTGTCGGCTTCAGGACGGCCGACCCCGGCGAGGAGCTCGCGGACGGCGTCACGACGACCGGCTCCCTGCCGGGCAAGCAGATCGAGCAGGGCCTCATCCTCGCGGGCCACGACGGGCCCGCGCTCGTCACGGGCTGCGCGCATCCCGGCGTCCAGACGATGCTCAAGGAGGCCGCGCGTGTCGCCGGCAGCCCCGTGGGGACGCTGATCGGGGGCTTTCATCTCCACGCGTTCCGCAAGGGCTCCGTCAGAGCGACCGCCGCGGAGCTCCGTGAGATGGGGCTCGAGCGCATCGCCCCCTCGCACTGTACGGGAGACCGAGCGACGACGATACTGGCCGACGAGTTCGGAGAGGGTTTCATAGAAAGCGGACTGGGACGCAGCATCGTCCTTGATGATGAAGGCAAGGGGGGCGGGAGCCCCGGCAGCGGATCACGGGAGGCATGA
- a CDS encoding ferritin, which produces MGSEGLHENREALKKETIDLHRAITSLVEELEAVDWYNQRVDVAADPELGRILAHNRDEEKEHAAMLMEWIRRHDEAFAHEMKDYLFTDDPITEIEEG; this is translated from the coding sequence ATGGGCTCGGAAGGTCTGCACGAGAACCGCGAGGCTCTGAAGAAGGAGACGATCGACCTCCATCGCGCCATCACGTCCCTCGTCGAGGAGCTCGAGGCCGTCGACTGGTACAATCAGCGTGTCGACGTCGCCGCGGATCCGGAGCTGGGCAGGATCCTCGCCCACAATCGGGACGAGGAGAAGGAACACGCAGCCATGCTCATGGAGTGGATCCGGCGTCACGACGAGGCCTTCGCGCATGAGATGAAGGACTACCTGTTCACGGACGACCCCATCACGGAAATCGAGGAGGGTTGA